Proteins from a genomic interval of Neisseria arctica:
- a CDS encoding phosphomannomutase/phosphoglucomutase, with amino-acid sequence MAQIARDIFKAYDIRGIVGKTLTEDAAYLIGKAIASRAAAQNLTHIAVGRDGRLSGPALMDNLIRGITECGIHVLNVGMVATPMLYFAAIRECSGSGVMITGSHNPPDYNGFKMMLGGDTLAGESIQELLAAIENDAFVENAVAGNIAHKDISEEYREYIAAHIKLRRPMNIVIDAGNGVAGAFAGDLYRALGCTVTELYCDVDGNFPNHHPDPAKPENLRDVIHALENGDAEIGLAFDGDGDRLGVVTKDGQIIFPDRQLMLFAQDVLSRNPGAKVIFDVKSTRLLAPWIKKHGGEPIMEKTGHSFIKSSMKKNSALVAGEMSGHTFFKERWFGFDDGMYAGCRMLEIISASDDPSAVLNALPDSISTPELNIHLPEGSNGHQIISELVADAEFEGAQEVITIDGLRVEFADGFGLMRASNTTPVLVLRFEADTDEAITRIQSQFKQLIESCPGLKWPL; translated from the coding sequence ATGGCTCAAATCGCCCGTGATATTTTTAAAGCTTACGATATCCGTGGTATTGTCGGTAAGACGCTCACTGAAGATGCCGCATATTTAATCGGTAAGGCTATCGCATCACGTGCAGCCGCACAAAATCTCACTCATATCGCCGTAGGTCGAGACGGGCGTTTGAGTGGTCCGGCTCTGATGGATAATTTGATACGCGGAATTACCGAATGCGGAATTCATGTGTTGAATGTGGGTATGGTGGCCACACCGATGCTTTATTTCGCCGCTATCCGAGAATGTTCCGGAAGCGGCGTAATGATTACCGGCAGTCATAATCCTCCTGATTACAATGGTTTTAAAATGATGCTCGGCGGCGATACTTTGGCCGGCGAGAGTATTCAGGAATTGCTAGCCGCTATCGAAAATGATGCTTTTGTAGAAAATGCGGTTGCTGGAAATATTGCCCATAAGGATATTTCAGAAGAATACCGCGAATATATAGCAGCACATATTAAGTTGCGCCGCCCGATGAATATCGTTATCGATGCCGGTAATGGCGTTGCCGGAGCTTTTGCCGGTGATCTTTATCGGGCTTTGGGCTGTACCGTTACCGAACTTTATTGCGATGTAGATGGCAATTTCCCAAATCATCATCCCGATCCGGCCAAGCCCGAGAATCTTCGAGATGTTATACATGCATTGGAAAACGGCGATGCCGAAATTGGTTTGGCATTTGATGGAGATGGTGACCGTTTGGGTGTTGTAACCAAAGATGGCCAAATTATTTTCCCCGACCGTCAGTTGATGTTGTTTGCCCAAGATGTTTTGAGCCGTAATCCGGGGGCGAAAGTGATTTTCGATGTGAAATCCACCCGCTTGCTGGCTCCTTGGATTAAAAAGCATGGCGGGGAGCCGATTATGGAAAAAACCGGGCATAGCTTTATTAAGTCTTCCATGAAGAAAAACAGCGCATTGGTTGCAGGGGAAATGAGCGGCCATACTTTCTTTAAAGAACGCTGGTTCGGCTTTGACGATGGCATGTATGCCGGCTGTCGTATGTTGGAAATTATTTCCGCTTCGGATGATCCTTCTGCGGTATTAAATGCTTTGCCCGATAGTATTTCTACTCCTGAATTGAATATCCATCTGCCTGAAGGCAGTAATGGCCATCAGATTATTAGTGAGTTGGTGGCAGATGCCGAATTTGAAGGTGCGCAAGAGGTTATTACCATTGATGGCCTACGTGTTGAATTTGCAGACGGCTTCGGCCTGATGCGTGCTTCCAATACGACCCCCGTATTGGTATTGCGCTTTGAAGCCGATACGGATGAGGCAATTACCCGAATTCAAAGCCAATTCAAGCAGTTGATTGAAAGCTGCCCGGGCTTGAAATGGCCTTTATGA
- a CDS encoding YhcB family protein, with product MNTLPWEVQLILAFVIGLAVGILITWLLLRQNKAKQKEHEELVQTFQHYRQDVDKHFIDTAAAVDELNRSYQKVIQHLSTGAQSLMGKEALQEQLALRSNKSVTVSYLAVSAVAPAASEITDSILQSEGMSVEETDAHSPEKLEADIAEAVQVAPPSDLDPDEQIPVSEVPVTDAPHVTELENTEQSSNLPKS from the coding sequence GTGAACACACTGCCTTGGGAAGTACAACTCATACTGGCATTCGTTATCGGACTGGCAGTTGGTATCCTGATAACATGGCTTTTATTGCGTCAGAATAAAGCCAAGCAAAAAGAGCATGAAGAATTAGTACAAACTTTCCAGCATTACCGTCAAGATGTCGATAAACACTTTATCGATACCGCTGCCGCAGTAGATGAATTAAACCGCAGCTATCAGAAAGTGATACAGCATTTAAGTACGGGAGCCCAAAGCCTGATGGGTAAAGAGGCTTTGCAAGAACAGCTGGCTTTACGCAGCAATAAATCGGTTACGGTTTCTTATTTGGCCGTATCGGCAGTTGCTCCTGCAGCTTCTGAAATCACGGATAGCATTTTGCAAAGCGAAGGCATGAGTGTAGAAGAAACTGATGCACACTCTCCTGAAAAGCTAGAAGCCGATATCGCAGAGGCGGTACAAGTAGCCCCTCCTTCGGATCTTGATCCTGACGAGCAAATCCCAGTCAGCGAAGTACCCGTAACAGATGCGCCGCATGTTACCGAACTGGAAAATACGGAGCAATCTTCAAACTTGCCTAAATCCTAA
- a CDS encoding ATP-binding protein: protein MQTKDALYCRCANYAERLLTSLNGITYAFTLFAPRRMGKIQFLLKDIAPTAERMGFNVFYFSFMDDTGANVAADFQTALYHFAQSIRTGSGIKSFLGSLNKIDIMGIGIGRENKAETLPKISDIITSIAHDNAPTLLLLDEVQELARIKDTSGLIRSLRTGLDINQNRVKTIFTGSSTNGLKAMFNNSKAPFFHFAHALDFPLLGKEFTDFLADVYQKRTGKQADKAAFYTMFKRLNHTPMYMRAVVQDMIITPELSLEEAASSRLQQLNEQHAEKGIWAELKPIEQAILADIARNPNTSPYSQESRQRYAATLGIANVSNSNVQAAYPAAYLYFSPTYLIV from the coding sequence ATGCAAACAAAAGACGCTTTATATTGCCGCTGCGCCAATTATGCAGAGAGACTGCTAACCAGCCTAAACGGCATCACATATGCGTTTACACTCTTTGCCCCGCGCCGCATGGGTAAAATACAATTTCTATTAAAAGACATTGCCCCTACTGCCGAACGTATGGGCTTCAATGTGTTTTACTTTTCATTTATGGACGATACAGGCGCAAACGTTGCCGCCGATTTTCAAACAGCCTTATATCACTTCGCCCAAAGCATACGGACAGGCAGCGGCATCAAATCATTTTTAGGCAGTCTGAACAAAATTGACATCATGGGCATAGGCATAGGGCGGGAAAACAAAGCCGAAACCCTACCCAAAATCAGCGACATTATTACCAGCATAGCCCACGACAACGCTCCGACATTGCTATTGCTGGACGAAGTTCAGGAACTGGCACGGATAAAAGACACAAGCGGCCTAATACGTTCATTGCGCACAGGCTTGGACATCAACCAAAACCGCGTGAAAACCATTTTCACAGGCAGCAGCACCAATGGCCTGAAAGCCATGTTCAACAACAGCAAAGCCCCGTTTTTCCACTTTGCCCACGCCCTGGATTTTCCCCTTTTAGGTAAAGAATTTACCGACTTTTTAGCCGATGTTTATCAGAAACGTACAGGCAAACAAGCCGATAAAGCCGCCTTTTACACCATGTTTAAGCGGTTGAACCACACGCCTATGTACATGCGGGCAGTTGTACAAGACATGATAATCACACCCGAATTAAGCCTAGAAGAAGCCGCATCAAGCCGCTTGCAGCAACTCAATGAACAACACGCCGAAAAAGGAATCTGGGCAGAGTTAAAACCGATTGAGCAGGCCATTTTGGCCGATATAGCACGCAACCCCAACACCAGCCCGTATAGCCAAGAAAGCCGGCAACGATATGCCGCCACGCTTGGTATAGCCAACGTGAGCAACAGTAACGTACAGGCAGCCTATCCAGCTGCATATTTATATTTCTCTCCAACATATCTTATTGTTTAA
- a CDS encoding tyrosine-type recombinase/integrase: MPLNDRQIKNAKPTDKPYKLSDGAGLHLVVTPAGGKLWRLKYRIDRKEKLLSIGKYPAVSLSEAREAANNARAMLAAGQDPSATKQQAKAERAAALANTFQAITHQWHAANLHRWKPIHAERVLHHFQKDVLPLIGNMPLDEINVAAIKNLLDRIVVRGSIPTAEKIRQWIGAVFEYAAMLELTDRNPARALKQYLPKPKTKHMPALPGEELTEFYRRLLVADVNQQNRIGVMLIMLVFLRNTELRGGMWAEIDFKAKLWRVPAERMKRPRPHEVPLSDWTIELLQELYDLTGETPYLFPSHKNTSGYISENTLGKIINNMGYKGIATPHGFRSLASSVLNEQGFNPDAIELQLAHVEENKIRAAYNRADYMEERWAMMQWYSDWYNKAVDSLKAVASGL, encoded by the coding sequence ATGCCACTAAATGACCGTCAAATTAAAAATGCTAAGCCAACTGATAAGCCCTATAAGCTTTCAGATGGGGCGGGCCTGCATCTGGTTGTTACCCCCGCAGGCGGTAAGTTATGGCGATTGAAGTACCGTATTGATAGAAAAGAAAAACTGCTTTCAATCGGTAAATACCCTGCTGTATCACTCTCAGAAGCTCGCGAAGCAGCTAATAATGCACGCGCTATGTTGGCAGCAGGGCAAGACCCAAGCGCGACCAAACAGCAAGCCAAAGCCGAAAGAGCAGCAGCACTGGCTAACACCTTTCAGGCAATCACCCATCAATGGCACGCGGCCAACCTGCATCGCTGGAAGCCCATACATGCAGAAAGGGTATTACACCACTTCCAGAAAGACGTACTACCGTTAATCGGCAATATGCCGTTGGATGAAATCAATGTGGCGGCCATTAAGAACCTGTTAGATCGCATCGTTGTACGCGGTTCAATTCCGACTGCCGAGAAAATCAGGCAATGGATAGGGGCGGTTTTTGAATATGCGGCCATGTTGGAATTAACAGACCGTAACCCCGCCCGTGCATTAAAGCAGTATTTGCCCAAACCCAAAACCAAGCATATGCCCGCTTTGCCGGGTGAAGAGCTGACCGAATTTTACCGCCGCTTGCTTGTGGCCGATGTGAACCAGCAGAACAGAATCGGCGTGATGTTGATTATGCTGGTGTTTTTGCGTAATACCGAATTGCGGGGCGGTATGTGGGCAGAAATCGACTTCAAGGCCAAGCTATGGCGCGTTCCGGCCGAAAGAATGAAGCGGCCAAGACCGCATGAAGTTCCATTGTCGGATTGGACAATTGAGCTGTTGCAAGAGCTTTACGACCTGACGGGGGAAACACCGTATCTATTCCCGAGCCACAAGAACACCAGCGGCTATATCAGTGAAAATACCTTAGGCAAAATCATCAATAACATGGGCTATAAAGGCATTGCCACACCCCACGGCTTCCGCAGCCTCGCCAGTAGCGTACTGAATGAACAAGGCTTTAATCCTGATGCTATCGAATTACAGCTTGCCCACGTTGAAGAAAACAAGATAAGAGCCGCCTATAACCGAGCTGACTACATGGAAGAACGCTGGGCAATGATGCAGTGGTATAGCGATTGGTATAACAAAGCAGTGGATAGCCTGAAAGCTGTTGCCAGCGGGTTATAG